One genomic region from Arthrobacter sp. FB24 encodes:
- a CDS encoding response regulator, translating into MTLVLIIEDEAQLARAMQINLRAHGYQAITAGLGADGLKLAAQHPVDIVVLDLGLPDMDGVEVIRGIRGWSSVPVIVLSARHASEDKVEALDAGADDYVTKPFGLDELLARLRAASRRSPAQREAPTVETADFVVDLAARKVVRDGHEIRLTPTEWNILELLVRNQGKLVSQQQLLTQVWGQAYAKETQYLRVYLAQLRRKLEQDPARPRHLHTEAGMGYRFDP; encoded by the coding sequence GTGACCCTGGTTCTGATTATCGAAGACGAGGCCCAGCTGGCCCGGGCCATGCAGATCAACCTCCGCGCCCACGGCTACCAGGCAATCACCGCGGGCCTGGGAGCGGACGGGCTGAAACTGGCCGCCCAGCATCCGGTGGACATCGTGGTGCTGGACCTCGGACTGCCGGACATGGACGGAGTGGAGGTGATCCGGGGGATCCGCGGCTGGAGCTCCGTTCCCGTCATCGTGCTTTCCGCCCGACACGCCTCGGAGGACAAAGTGGAAGCGCTCGACGCCGGGGCTGACGACTACGTGACCAAGCCGTTCGGCCTCGACGAGCTGCTGGCGCGGCTGCGCGCAGCCTCCCGGCGCTCGCCGGCCCAACGTGAGGCTCCTACCGTGGAAACTGCCGACTTCGTGGTGGACCTGGCGGCCCGCAAGGTGGTCCGGGACGGACATGAAATCCGCCTCACCCCCACCGAATGGAACATCCTCGAACTGCTGGTGCGCAACCAGGGGAAGCTGGTCAGCCAGCAACAGCTGCTCACCCAGGTCTGGGGCCAGGCGTACGCCAAAGAGACCCAGTACCTGCGCGTCTACCTGGCCCAGCTGCGGCGCAAGCTGGAGCAGGACCCGGCGAGGCCGCGCCACCTGCACACGGAAGCCGGCATGGGGTACCGCTTCGACCCCTGA
- a CDS encoding sensor histidine kinase, with protein MAAVESARGGAARSGPGRSGTARPELQGIGRSRFIVGMVLAVVLPPAVEVLVTLAGYRNFAIIMLLHLAVAVAVAAIGGFWPAVVAAVLGTTLLNYFSADPVGTLSIADPSTLFTLLVFLAVACSVALAVGLATRRAQEAARSGAEATALSELSLRILSSDGSLETFLEKVRSRLGVEAVTLVAGSSPGSPHAAGSAAGSGPGRAPGSNPGWVALASAGTSAPVTHSAADHAVVVDSRYTLLINGGPPAGQPFSGQHQRMLAAFGAFLVAILERRQLAASMEDNQRLSEGNKMRTSILRAVSHDLRTPLAGIKLAVSSLRQEDVRFSPEDERELLATIEDSADRLDHLIGNLLDMSRITADSVNPLLRGLGWADVLPDALKGLPAARIRVELPPNLPRVEADAGMLERVVANLVENALKYAREADVVLTARAGEGIALAGRPASEFRVVDHGSGVAPAAVLDMFQPFQRLNDSQRTGGGRTVGIGLGLAVANGFTEAMGGTLAAEPTPGGGLTMVVTLPLWEGPLP; from the coding sequence ATGGCAGCAGTTGAATCCGCCCGTGGCGGCGCCGCCCGATCCGGACCCGGGCGGTCGGGGACGGCACGCCCGGAGCTCCAGGGCATCGGGCGGAGCCGCTTTATCGTCGGCATGGTGCTTGCCGTCGTCCTGCCGCCCGCAGTGGAAGTACTAGTGACCCTGGCGGGCTACCGGAACTTCGCAATCATCATGCTGCTCCATCTCGCCGTCGCTGTGGCGGTGGCTGCCATCGGGGGATTCTGGCCGGCCGTCGTGGCGGCTGTCCTGGGCACAACGCTCCTCAACTACTTCTCAGCCGATCCCGTGGGCACGCTGTCCATCGCCGATCCCTCCACCCTGTTCACCCTGCTCGTGTTCCTGGCTGTGGCCTGCAGCGTGGCACTGGCCGTGGGCCTGGCCACCCGCCGGGCGCAGGAAGCCGCCAGGTCCGGGGCCGAAGCCACGGCCTTGAGCGAGCTCTCCCTGCGGATCCTCAGTTCCGACGGCAGCCTGGAGACGTTCCTCGAGAAGGTCCGCAGCAGGTTGGGAGTCGAAGCCGTAACCCTGGTGGCCGGCAGCTCACCTGGCAGCCCGCACGCTGCGGGATCTGCTGCCGGAAGCGGTCCGGGGCGGGCCCCCGGCAGCAACCCCGGGTGGGTCGCGCTGGCGAGTGCCGGGACGAGCGCGCCGGTGACGCACTCGGCCGCCGACCACGCCGTCGTCGTCGATTCCCGCTACACGCTGCTGATCAACGGCGGACCGCCCGCCGGTCAGCCGTTTTCCGGCCAGCACCAGCGCATGCTGGCCGCTTTCGGGGCGTTCCTGGTGGCGATCCTGGAGCGGCGCCAATTGGCGGCGAGCATGGAGGACAACCAGCGGCTTTCCGAGGGCAACAAGATGCGCACGTCCATCCTGAGGGCCGTCAGCCATGACCTGCGCACCCCGCTGGCCGGGATCAAGCTGGCCGTCAGCAGCCTGCGCCAGGAGGATGTGCGGTTCTCCCCGGAGGACGAACGCGAACTGCTCGCCACCATCGAGGACTCGGCCGACCGGCTGGACCACCTGATCGGCAACCTGCTGGACATGTCCCGGATCACGGCTGACTCGGTCAACCCGCTCCTGCGCGGGCTGGGCTGGGCGGACGTGCTGCCCGATGCGCTCAAAGGGCTGCCCGCGGCGCGGATCCGCGTGGAACTGCCGCCCAACCTGCCCCGCGTGGAGGCCGACGCCGGGATGCTGGAGCGCGTGGTGGCGAACCTGGTGGAGAACGCACTCAAATACGCGCGCGAAGCCGATGTGGTGCTGACAGCGCGGGCGGGGGAGGGAATCGCGCTGGCCGGCCGGCCTGCCAGCGAATTCCGCGTGGTGGACCATGGCTCCGGGGTTGCCCCGGCGGCGGTGCTGGACATGTTTCAGCCGTTCCAGCGGCTCAACGATTCCCAGCGCACCGGCGGCGGCCGCACCGTGGGGATCGGGCTGGGCCTGGCCGTTGCCAACGGCTTCACCGAAGCCATGGGAGGAACCCTTGCGGCCGAGCCGACGCCGGGCGGCGGGCTGACGATGGTGGTCACCCTGCCGCTGTGGGAGGGACCGCTGCCGTGA